CATTCCGGCAATCGCCGGCTGTGTCAATGTATTAGAAATAAGTGAATCATTAATCGCAATAAAAGCATAAACCGTAATAAGAATAATTTGATACGCCGCTAAATGCATAAAATTTCCTCCTAATTTTAAAAGCATAGTGGGCTCGTCCAGTTCTGACTGAAAAATAGGAAAATATGTTTGTGACGCCTTTTGTCACAGGCAGATTTTATCTTTTTTCCGAAGAACTAGCCCGCGAAGCTAGATAATTTAAAAGCTGAACAGGCTCGACTGAAAAATAGGAAAATATGAGGGTGGCGTCACTTGCCACAATCAAATTTTATCTTTTTCCCGAAGAGCTAGCCTGTAAAGCTGGGTAATATAAAAGCTAACCACTTTCGTCCAATTCTTTTAACCTTTTAATTTCTTCATAAAATCAATAGATGGGTCATTCGGTACTAATTGAGCGGTTACATTTATTCCTTTAGCCGAAATAGCATCGAAAACCCCTTCTTCTGATTCTAAAACTTGAATACTTTTAGTGACCTCACGTGCCCCTTCTTTATAACTCATATTACCGACGTTCACGGTTTGAATTGGGCCGCCCGCTTCTATAAATCGTAAAACGTCTGTCGGATTTTTAAATAATAAAAATAAGCGCTGTTTTCCGTATTTCCCTGAAAGAATATTTTCAGCTGCCTGAGCAACAGGCAAAACAGACAATCGCATCGAAGTAGGCGCTGCCATTCGAAGTGAAGATTTTTGCAGCGGATCTGAAGCTGCTTCATCATTAGCTACTATGATTCGTTGTGTATCTAAGCTGGTTGACCAAATTCCTGCAACTTGTCCATGAATCAAGCGTTCATCAATACGAGTGTTGACGATGTTGGCTTTTCCGGCATACATGCTAAAATCATTGAGTTCGGTTTCTAAGTTCGCTTCTGAAATTTCTTGTTCTGCTTGGTGCATCCCAGCTTTCACGTCTACAATATTTTCCTTCGCTAGACAAATCAGTTCCTTTACAGCTACTTGTTGATTCACAACAGCTTCTATAACAATCGAAAGAGTCATTCCAGCAATGATTTCAACATTTTCTACATGTAAATAATTCTTTATCGCCACATTACAAGGTGTTCCGCCCAATAAATCTGCAATAATAAGTGTTGATCCGTTAAGGGCTTTCATTTTTTCATTTAACTCATTTTCAAACTGGATATTATCCCCATCCGGTCGCAATGAAACGGTGTGAACATTTGCTTGCTGTCCAACAATCATTTCAAGACTGACTTTAACACCTTCAGCCATCTCGCCATGACTTATTAACACAATGTTTTCCACTTGATTCCCTCCTAAAATGCAGGTTACCCCACTTAACATGTTATGTCTCTTACGAATATACTATAACACATGATAACTCATCCGTAAACCTAATATCTTAATATGTTGAGTTTTTCGATTACTCCTTACTAATTGTTCGTCTTTACTAACAGATAGGCTATAAAGCAATTGCTTAAATAAAATTAACATGTTATGCTTAAAGAACTACCCTACAATAACGGAGGTAATCCATTGTGATCCCTAAATATGAGCAGATCAAGCAAGATCTCTTAATTGAAATAAAAAACCATACATTCATCCCAGGTGATAAATTCTATTCAGAAGCAGACATCAAGCGCAGATATTCAGTTAGCTCTATCACTGCTGTGAAGGCATTGAACGAATTAACTAGCGCAGGCTACCTTTATCGTATACAAGGTAAAGGAACCTTCGTCTCCAAATCAAAGGTCTCTCAAAATGTTAAATTTTCTGATATAGAACTGCATTCTTTAGATACTGAGAAGATTCAAGTGATTTCTATCGAAGAAGAAAAGAAGCCTGATATCTTAAAAGAGCTTGGCTTGCCTGCTAATAGTTCTTACTACAAAATCGTCCGCGTGCGATCATTCAGTGAGGTTCCTTTTTTAGTGCATATCACTCATTTACCAAAGAAATTAGTAAAAGAACCTCTGTCAAAAAAACTTTCTGCTTATGCTAGTGTTTACGAACGTGTGCGTAAAGATTTTGATATTGATCTTTTTTCATTAGCTTCTGTAGAAACAAATGAAATCGTCTTTCCTGACGATGCAGAGTTGTTACATTTACTGCAACTAAGTTTTCGCGAGCCCGCTGTTAAACAAATCAAGCATTCTTATTTACCTGACGGAAGCGTAGCTGAATACATCGTTAGCTACAAACATTGGAAATATTTCAAAACAAAAATAGAGGTAGAAGCCGAGTAAAGCTTCTACCTCTATTTTTTTAATCTATCATTGCCTTTTCCGAAAAAATAAGCTCTTTAATTTCTCGTCCCTCTGTTTCAAAAATCACAACTTCATTACATCCTTTGGTTAGGAACTCTTTTGGACAATACAACGAACGGATTGGTCCAACATTCCAGTAACGACCAAGATTAATGCCATTTACTATGACCACACCTTTACCGTAAGCGGAACAATCAATAAAAGTATCACCTAACTCGTTTAGCTCAAACTCTATTTGATAAAAGGATGGCTGTAAGGGGTCTGTTCCCGCTGTATAATCAATAGAGTGCAACTGATCTTCAGACAGTGTCAGCGGGTATTGTTTGTACCCCTGATGAAAATGGATATCCTGCATAATACCGCCGCGGATACCTTTTGATTGCGTGGGTGCATTTAACTTAAACCCATAATTCACTCGCCCTAAATTTTCGATCAAGACATCCAAGTTGATTTTTTTATGATCTGCTTGCCCTTTTATAATCATCTCTTCCCCAACAGTCTCTTGATATTGGGTTGCTTTATACGTTCCATCAACATACACTTGAATCCGGTCACTAGCTTCTACTACTTTCAATTTATTCTCATGAAAATAATTGTTCAATTCGACTGAATATAGCATGTACCCGTAACCAACACCAGCTGCTTCCATACTTAAAGGATACGTGGTTTGCTGAGCTGTTATCATCTTATCCTTCGTTGAAAAGAGCGACACACTATTTTTTACAGGATATATACCTAAATTTACGGGGACTTTTTTTCGTGGTTCTGCTTGCCAAACTTCTGGACAAACTTCCTTAATTGCTTTTTGAACGTGATAATATTTTTCTGTCGGCTCCCCCCATTCAGTCAGCAAAGCGTCGTAATCATAGCTGGTGACTTGGGGTAAATCAAGCGCACCTCGTGCAGAACAACCATTGTAAAAGCCAAAATTCGTTCCCCCATGAAACATATATAAATTCAGCGAACCGACTTCCAACATAGCTTTTACTTCACTCGCTAATTCTTTCCCCTCTCTTTTGATGATCGGTTCATTCCAGCGGTTGAACCAGCCATCCCAATATTCCATACACATGATTGGCCATTTTTTGCCATGACGCTCCATAAAATTTCTCATTACTTGCGCATTTTCTTTTGAACGGCTACCAAAATTCCCTGTCACAAACACATCTTCTTCAATCAATGTCCCTGCATCCAACACTTCATCCCAAGCGCCATCAGAGGTGAACATTGGGACATCAATACCAAATTCTTCCATCAATTGTTTGGTTTGACGCAAGTATTCTTTTTCCATACCATATGAACCATATTCATTCTCGATCTGCATCATGATGACTGGTCCGCCCAGGGTCAGCTGTAATGGTGCTAGCTTAGGGATTAAAACACTGAAATATTGACGAACTTTTCTCATAAAACGTGGATCAGTTGAACGAAGACGTATACCTTTTTCCTTTAGTAACCAAGCTGGCAGCCCGC
The DNA window shown above is from Enterococcus sp. 4G2_DIV0659 and carries:
- a CDS encoding PTS mannose/fructose/sorbose transporter subunit IIAB, whose protein sequence is MLSGVTCILGGNQVENIVLISHGEMAEGVKVSLEMIVGQQANVHTVSLRPDGDNIQFENELNEKMKALNGSTLIIADLLGGTPCNVAIKNYLHVENVEIIAGMTLSIVIEAVVNQQVAVKELICLAKENIVDVKAGMHQAEQEISEANLETELNDFSMYAGKANIVNTRIDERLIHGQVAGIWSTSLDTQRIIVANDEAASDPLQKSSLRMAAPTSMRLSVLPVAQAAENILSGKYGKQRLFLLFKNPTDVLRFIEAGGPIQTVNVGNMSYKEGAREVTKSIQVLESEEGVFDAISAKGINVTAQLVPNDPSIDFMKKLKG
- a CDS encoding GntR family transcriptional regulator, yielding MIPKYEQIKQDLLIEIKNHTFIPGDKFYSEADIKRRYSVSSITAVKALNELTSAGYLYRIQGKGTFVSKSKVSQNVKFSDIELHSLDTEKIQVISIEEEKKPDILKELGLPANSSYYKIVRVRSFSEVPFLVHITHLPKKLVKEPLSKKLSAYASVYERVRKDFDIDLFSLASVETNEIVFPDDAELLHLLQLSFREPAVKQIKHSYLPDGSVAEYIVSYKHWKYFKTKIEVEAE
- a CDS encoding glycoside hydrolase family 35 protein, which produces MQTFEIKEDFLLDGKPIKLISGAIHYFRMTPGQWEDSLYNLKALGANTVETYIPWNIHEPIEGTYDFKGVKDIEVFVKLAQKMGLMVILRPSVYICAEWEFGGLPAWLLKEKGIRLRSTDPRFMRKVRQYFSVLIPKLAPLQLTLGGPVIMMQIENEYGSYGMEKEYLRQTKQLMEEFGIDVPMFTSDGAWDEVLDAGTLIEEDVFVTGNFGSRSKENAQVMRNFMERHGKKWPIMCMEYWDGWFNRWNEPIIKREGKELASEVKAMLEVGSLNLYMFHGGTNFGFYNGCSARGALDLPQVTSYDYDALLTEWGEPTEKYYHVQKAIKEVCPEVWQAEPRKKVPVNLGIYPVKNSVSLFSTKDKMITAQQTTYPLSMEAAGVGYGYMLYSVELNNYFHENKLKVVEASDRIQVYVDGTYKATQYQETVGEEMIIKGQADHKKINLDVLIENLGRVNYGFKLNAPTQSKGIRGGIMQDIHFHQGYKQYPLTLSEDQLHSIDYTAGTDPLQPSFYQIEFELNELGDTFIDCSAYGKGVVIVNGINLGRYWNVGPIRSLYCPKEFLTKGCNEVVIFETEGREIKELIFSEKAMID